A genomic window from Quercus lobata isolate SW786 chromosome 10, ValleyOak3.0 Primary Assembly, whole genome shotgun sequence includes:
- the LOC115963567 gene encoding probable carboxylesterase Os04g0669500 — MANNRSFIVRLHGLGDSGPANEPIKSLFTSPEFKNTTWSFPSAPSNSVTCNNGAVMPSWFDVHELPVTANSPKDESGVLKAVQTVHAIIDKEIAAGTDPNNVFVCGFSQGGALTLASVLLYPKSLGGGAVFGGFVPFSSSMVEKISPNAKRTPILWSHGMADTTVLFEAGQVGPPFLAHVGVSCEFKAYPDLDHSISNEELRYLESWIKTCMPGSS; from the exons ATGGCTAACAATCGAAGCTTTATTGTTCGGCTACATGGATTAGGGGACTCAGGCCCAGCCAATGAACCCATCAAATCCCTTTTCACTTCCCCAGAATTCAAAAACACAACTTGGTCTTTCCCTTCTGCTCCTTCCAATTCAGTCACTTGTAACA ATGGTGCTGTGATGCCTTCATGGTTTGACGTTCATGAGCTTCCTGTGACAGCT AATTCTCCAAAAGATGAAAGTGGTGTGCTTAAAGCGGTTCAGACTGTGCATGCTATAATAGATAAGGAAATAGCTGCTGGCACAGATCCTAATAATGTCTTTGTGTGTGGATTCAGTCAAGGAG GTGCCTTGACATTGGCAAGTGTTCTGCTGTACCCAAAATCTCTAGGAGGAGGTGCAGTCTTCGGTGGATTTGTTCCTTTTAGTTCGTCTATGGTAGAAAAAATTTCACCAAATGCGAAGAGG ACACCTATTTTGTGGTCCCATGGAATGGCTGACACAACTGTATTGTTTGAAGCTGGACAAGTTGGTCCTCCTTTCCTTGCACACGTTGGTGTTAGCTGTGAGTTTAAG GCTTATCCTGATCTTGACCATTCAATAAGCAACGAAGAGCTGCGGTACTTGGAATCGTGGATAAAGACATGTATGCCGGGTTCTTCTTAA